The nucleotide window TAAACCTGGTTAACTGGTTCGCGACACCTTATACCGTGAAACCTGCTGCCGACGGTGTTCCGCTGATTACACGCTCCACCGATATAGGAGGAGCCTTTATCACACCCGCACGCAGTAGCGTAACGCAGGTATATGACCAGATCATCAGTGACCTCGACAGTGCCTACAAGATCATGCCGGATGTAACACCTGCTATTCATGCTACCAGCTCCAACTTCATTGCGAAGTATGCCGTAAAAGCACTGCAGGCAAGAGCCTACCTTTACAAAGGCGACTATGCCAATGCCCGCGATGCCGCGCTGCTGGTCGTAAAAAACGGTGGTTATACCCTTGCAGCCGATGATGCCGGCTTCAATGCCTACTGGAGCGGCGCTGCAGCCCGTACTGATAAACTGGAATCTATCTTCGAGCTTAACAACTCAGCCGCCGCCAACAACGGTCCGGAAGGACTGGATTACATCTATTCCCGCAGTGGCCTCGGCGACCTGCTGGTGACAGATGATACCTATGCGTTATATACGGCAACGGATAAACGCCGTGGACTGATTATTGACGGTACCAGAGGCAGTTACCAGGCTTACTTCGTCAATAAATACCAGAATGCCGCCAAAACCGATAAAGATGAAATAAAGATCCTGCGTTACGCCGAAGTATTACTAACGCTGTCCGAATCCTATGCCCGACTCGGTGACGAACCGAACGCCTTGCTATATCTCAACCAGGTAGCACAAAACAGAGACAACAAACTCACCGCCTACACCTATACCGGCACATCACTGACAGATGCTATCCTCCGTGAAAGACGCAAAGAACTGGCCTTTGAAGGACTTCGTTTCTTTGATCTCACCAGAACCAATGCAGAAATAGCCCGGCAGAACATGGGCGTAAAGGGATATACCAGTTATCCGACAGTGAAAACAACAGACTTCAGGAGATTACAACCTATTCCGGAAGCAGAAACAAGTGCCAATCCTAATATCAATCAGAATCCGGGATATTAACAGTAACATTTTTTCTTATAAAAAAGGCCTCATACTTCTGGCAGAAGTATGAGGCCTTTTGGTATCTAACCATTAATTAACAACCCCAGGGTGGTCGTTTTCGTTTGTACTCATAAAACTACCATCACATGAAAACGGCTATACTTGAACAGTTTAATGAAAAATGCAGTTCCCGGGTACTTTTTGAGGATAAATATCCTCCTAAAATGAGGAACGCACTCAGGAGGCTAAAAATACTACTCTTTCCAATTTTTATAATTGGGTATTGCATCATGGTTTACTTTGGCCAAAATAAATCCATTATATACCTCTTTGGCATAAGTGCATTAATACTTATAGCTGTCATTATTATTTACAAGAGGGTACAAATCAGTAGGAAAGGGGATTGCATAGTATTGGCCAGATACTACAATGAAATAGTTCGCTCTCCAAAAAAACTACCATCAGTCGTCAAAAAAATCAGGATAAAGGAAACTCTTCTACTGATTCGTTCCTGCAATTTATCTACAGTAAGAAAAGTCGACTATCTCATTAAAGACTTTACAGACGACTTGAAAGAAACCAGTCAAAACCCACAACTGGAGCAGATTGCCTCAATACCAACCATCCTCTCACTACTGACATTATGCCCGGCAGTCTATAGCCTAACAGAATTGAAAGACCTGCGTGTTGTATTCATTCTTGGAATAGCCTTCTTTTTGTTATGGGCACTGTTAATGCGCGCCTTTGCATATTTATTTTTTAGCAATAACAACAAAAAAGAACAACTTAGAGATCTTCTTTTCTATTTGAAAGAAGCCAGAACACAGCTTTTAAGTGAAGAACAATCCAATAGTGTTCTGAATCAGACGGAAGAATCCTGGTAAAGGGTAATTCCCCTAAAAATTAACCGGGGCCACCCTTTTATCAAGAGTGGCCCCGGTCCTGAATCAGATAATATTATTTCAGCGTAGTAACGTCTTTTTCTTCTATCTCTGCCAGTACGGAAGTTTTAGTAATCGGTGTATTAACCTGGGTGCGGGCTTTTACCCATCTACCTAAAGAAGGATTGTAAACACCACCCAGCTTAACAAAAATTCCATCTGTTGAAAGATACGACAGGAAAACACTGTTGGTTCCTGCCTTAAAGAAAGGCTGGTCCTTCAGGGTGATAGGATCTTTGATATCGTAAAAGTCGTTGTTGGTAATACGGTATCCTACGGGAGGCGGGCCTGCCGAATAAATACTACCACCGCCACTGATGAAAATAGCATCTACCGGTACAGTAGCGGCTGTAACTTTAGTACCGGCAAATACAGCAATACCAAAGGCGTTGCCGCTATTGGCCAGCAGGTTGCCGGTTTTCGTACCAAAGTCATCACCATCCACCTTGGAATAATCCGTCACTTTTACCCAGTTGGCATCACTCAGCACAGTAGTTTTATCTCCCATGATCATTTTGGTGGTACCTCCTACATAACAGAACTTACCCTTAGCTACTTTTCCGGATGTAATGTTGATTTTATAGGAACGCAGACCGCCGGTGGCCCAGCCATTGACAGGGAAACCTGTCGGCGTAGAGGCGTTGGCATTATTGTTTGTTACCAGGCAATAAGGAGTGACAGAGAAGTCGATGTCCTGTGTTGCCAGCAGCTGAACATATTCATAGTTGGCATCTGTGCTGATCGGATCGTTTACAAATCCGGAGATTACCAGTGGTGTGAGTGTAACAGCAGAACTTAATACGGTGACATCATCTGCGGAACGCAGTCTCAACTGCGGGGCCAGCGTATCACCGGAAGGTGCGTTAAACACGATACCAAAATAGTTGGCGAGGAAAGGCACAGTATTGTCCGCAAAAGTGGCGGTATTTTCAGTGTGCAC belongs to Chitinophaga sp. HK235 and includes:
- a CDS encoding RagB/SusD family nutrient uptake outer membrane protein, whose amino-acid sequence is MMKNKFKHIYLSVLLAGMVLISSCGKSFLDEEPSTSVSVSKGILTDSDMMEALAGLYRNLDNYFLFGRNAVVFGDLLADNVYLSSTNSSRLLTQYSYTFVAGSPEAKLLWSQSYYSILQANRIIGARLNINNNINQLRGEAYAIRALCYLNLVNWFATPYTVKPAADGVPLITRSTDIGGAFITPARSSVTQVYDQIISDLDSAYKIMPDVTPAIHATSSNFIAKYAVKALQARAYLYKGDYANARDAALLVVKNGGYTLAADDAGFNAYWSGAAARTDKLESIFELNNSAAANNGPEGLDYIYSRSGLGDLLVTDDTYALYTATDKRRGLIIDGTRGSYQAYFVNKYQNAAKTDKDEIKILRYAEVLLTLSESYARLGDEPNALLYLNQVAQNRDNKLTAYTYTGTSLTDAILRERRKELAFEGLRFFDLTRTNAEIARQNMGVKGYTSYPTVKTTDFRRLQPIPEAETSANPNINQNPGY
- a CDS encoding DUF5689 domain-containing protein, producing the protein MNKININIYFSLLCSLVFLWGCKKESYPGGEISQYIGILDIRTLYKGSDVTLTRENMDGSDKLAAVVVSDHTGGNMPAGLLVVQDSRRLSKIRGISIALGADAAKYVPGDSVIINVEGAVLKRVNGILQLTGINNSAVTKVASGLKIPLNRVTSSQLLAFPDNYESTLSVVIKGGLDPLPPSPVAIRGEKVLTDGFGNVTVHTENTATFADNTVPFLANYFGIVFNAPSGDTLAPQLRLRSADDVTVLSSAVTLTPLVISGFVNDPISTDANYEYVQLLATQDIDFSVTPYCLVTNNNANASTPTGFPVNGWATGGLRSYKINITSGKVAKGKFCYVGGTTKMIMGDKTTVLSDANWVKVTDYSKVDGDDFGTKTGNLLANSGNAFGIAVFAGTKVTAATVPVDAIFISGGGSIYSAGPPPVGYRITNNDFYDIKDPITLKDQPFFKAGTNSVFLSYLSTDGIFVKLGGVYNPSLGRWVKARTQVNTPITKTSVLAEIEEKDVTTLK